Proteins from one Streptomyces caniferus genomic window:
- a CDS encoding 3-hydroxyacyl-CoA dehydrogenase NAD-binding domain-containing protein encodes MSTTHPTTVAVIGAGTIGLSWAALFAGHGLRVRVTDPRPDLAEAVDAALAEASPQLARQGLDTAGLADRVHLARDVADAVRHADVVQENGPENTAFKRELFAALVREAPSHALLLSSSSAIPSTAFTDGLDDAGRILIGHPFNPPHLVPLVEVVPGRRTDEDSVTRAVEFYRAVGRVPVVERKEIPGFVGNRLQNALSREAIHLVEQGVVGPSELDEIMVNSLGLRWSTVGPFLGAHLGGGPGGYRHMAEHIGPSMQQMWDSLGRPEQSPEQTERLIRAVEDAYGSRSYRDLSRERDRKQLAVLGALENAISSEQDEETRS; translated from the coding sequence ATGAGCACCACCCACCCCACCACCGTGGCCGTGATCGGCGCCGGGACCATCGGGCTCTCGTGGGCCGCCCTGTTCGCCGGGCACGGGCTGCGGGTGCGGGTCACCGATCCGCGCCCCGACCTCGCCGAAGCCGTCGACGCGGCGCTGGCCGAGGCCTCCCCGCAACTGGCCCGGCAGGGCCTGGACACCGCCGGCCTCGCCGACCGGGTCCACCTGGCCCGCGATGTCGCCGACGCCGTCCGCCACGCCGATGTGGTCCAGGAGAACGGCCCGGAGAACACCGCCTTCAAGCGGGAGCTCTTCGCCGCCCTGGTCCGTGAAGCCCCGTCCCACGCCCTCCTGTTGAGCTCCTCCTCGGCCATCCCCTCCACCGCGTTCACCGACGGGCTCGACGACGCCGGGCGCATCCTGATCGGCCATCCGTTCAATCCGCCGCACCTCGTGCCGCTGGTGGAGGTGGTGCCCGGCCGGCGCACCGACGAGGACTCCGTCACCCGGGCGGTGGAGTTCTACCGCGCGGTCGGCCGGGTCCCGGTGGTGGAACGCAAGGAGATCCCCGGCTTCGTCGGCAACCGCCTGCAGAACGCCCTCAGCCGTGAGGCGATCCACCTGGTGGAACAGGGCGTGGTCGGCCCCTCCGAACTCGACGAGATCATGGTGAACTCGCTGGGTCTGCGCTGGTCGACGGTGGGTCCCTTCCTCGGCGCCCACCTGGGCGGCGGCCCCGGCGGCTACCGGCACATGGCCGAGCACATCGGCCCGTCGATGCAGCAGATGTGGGACTCGCTCGGCCGTCCCGAGCAGAGCCCCGAACAGACCGAACGGCTCATCAGGGCCGTGGAGGACGCGTACGGCTCCCGCTCGTACCGCGACCTCAGCCGGGAGCGCGACCGCAAGCAGCTCGCGGTCCTGGGCGCCCTGGAGAACGCCATCAGCAGCGAGCAGGACGAGGAGACCCGGTCATGA
- a CDS encoding acetoacetate decarboxylase — protein sequence MKQHDVTRHHATPLTNPAYPPVIPRFTHREYLNIVYRTDHDALRAVVPEPLEIDEPLVRFEVMRMGDVTGYGPYTESGQAIPVRLDGERGEYLHAMYLDNFAATASGREASAYPKTIGSPALYVDHGALVGILDYGTVRVATATMGYKHHELDPEEAAAQITVPTYLLKLVPGYDGTPQVAQLVRTAISDVVVKGAWTGPARLQLGAHALAPLADLPVREIVSASHLLTDLTLAPVEPVHDYLAR from the coding sequence ATGAAGCAGCACGACGTCACCCGGCACCATGCCACGCCCCTGACCAACCCGGCGTATCCGCCCGTCATCCCGCGCTTCACCCACCGCGAGTACCTCAACATCGTCTACCGCACCGACCACGACGCACTGCGCGCGGTGGTTCCCGAGCCGCTGGAGATCGACGAGCCGCTGGTCCGCTTCGAGGTGATGCGGATGGGCGATGTCACCGGGTACGGGCCGTACACCGAATCCGGCCAGGCCATCCCGGTCCGCCTCGACGGCGAGCGCGGCGAGTACCTGCACGCCATGTACCTCGACAACTTCGCGGCCACCGCCTCCGGACGGGAGGCGAGCGCCTACCCGAAGACGATCGGCTCGCCCGCGCTCTATGTGGACCACGGCGCGCTCGTCGGCATCCTCGACTACGGCACGGTCCGGGTGGCGACCGCCACCATGGGCTACAAGCACCATGAGCTGGACCCCGAAGAGGCGGCCGCACAGATCACCGTGCCCACCTATCTGCTCAAGCTGGTGCCGGGCTACGACGGAACGCCGCAGGTGGCCCAGCTGGTCCGCACCGCGATCAGCGACGTGGTCGTCAAGGGCGCCTGGACCGGCCCCGCCCGGCTGCAGTTGGGTGCGCATGCGCTGGCTCCGCTGGCCGACCTCCCGGTCCGCGAGATCGTCTCGGCGAGCCACCTGCTCACCGACCTCACCCTGGCACCGGTCGAGCCGGTGCACGACTACCTCGCGCGCTGA
- a CDS encoding crotonase/enoyl-CoA hydratase family protein → MPRTPDTTPAHSRPADPAPDVRTERIGTSLLITLDRPRARNAVNADVAVQLAHALDELADDPALRVGILTGAGGTFSAGMDLKAALAGESPEIPGRGFGGLTETVTAKPLIAAVEGWAMGGGFELALACDLIVAADDARFGLPEVKRGLIAAGGGAIRLPKRIPYHLAMELLLTGEPVSGERAGLLGIANRVVPAGETVTTALELAARLAANAPLALAAVKKIAHTADGTPEPAAFAAQRAEMAALAASADVREGMTAFAERRAPVWQGK, encoded by the coding sequence ATGCCCCGTACACCGGACACCACTCCTGCCCACTCCCGCCCCGCGGACCCCGCCCCCGACGTCCGCACCGAGCGGATCGGGACCTCCCTCCTCATCACCCTCGACCGGCCCCGCGCCCGCAACGCGGTCAATGCCGACGTTGCCGTGCAACTCGCCCATGCTCTGGACGAGTTGGCGGACGATCCGGCACTGCGGGTCGGCATCCTCACCGGTGCGGGGGGCACCTTCAGTGCCGGTATGGACCTCAAGGCCGCGCTGGCCGGCGAGTCGCCCGAGATCCCCGGCCGCGGCTTCGGCGGACTGACCGAGACCGTGACGGCCAAGCCGCTGATCGCCGCCGTCGAGGGCTGGGCCATGGGCGGCGGCTTCGAACTCGCCCTGGCCTGCGACCTCATCGTCGCCGCCGACGACGCGCGGTTCGGCCTGCCGGAGGTCAAGCGCGGCCTCATCGCGGCCGGCGGCGGGGCGATCAGGCTGCCCAAGCGGATCCCGTACCACCTGGCCATGGAACTGCTGCTGACCGGAGAGCCGGTCTCCGGCGAGCGGGCCGGTCTGCTCGGCATCGCCAACCGGGTCGTACCGGCCGGTGAAACGGTCACCACGGCACTGGAGCTGGCCGCACGGCTCGCGGCGAACGCCCCGCTCGCCCTCGCCGCGGTCAAGAAGATCGCCCACACCGCCGACGGCACGCCCGAGCCGGCCGCCTTCGCCGCCCAGCGCGCCGAGATGGCCGCCCTCGCCGCATCGGCCGACGTACGGGAAGGCATGACGGCCTTCGCCGAGCGCCGTGCCCCCGTCTGGCAGGGCAAGTAG
- a CDS encoding CaiB/BaiF CoA transferase family protein, with protein sequence MDATTESANGPLDGVRVIDLSTVVMGPYAAQILGDLGADVIKIESPSDTIRSGRYRTTPGMTPLNLNVNRNKRSVSLNLKDETDRERALTLIGTADVLITNMRPGALARLGLTYADLAERHPRLVYAHAQGFRSDSDRAGHAAYDETVQASSGLVDVAHRALGRPVYLPTIIGDKVAALTIVYAVLAALVHRDRTGSGQHIEIPMTDTLLAFNLVEHLAGHVYEPAEGSTGFPLSMKRGHRAVPTADGLACIVPYSPQNYRDFFAAAGRPDLAEDPRVAGPGIEDADVDPLLELVARCTPDLTTAEWEEICAKHSIPMAPVLELDRAADDPYVRDGHLLDLVEHPSEGPIRSVGIPVRYSATPASVRRLAPLPGQHTDEVFDELAADGR encoded by the coding sequence ATGGACGCCACGACCGAAAGCGCCAACGGCCCGCTGGACGGCGTACGGGTGATCGATCTGTCCACGGTGGTGATGGGCCCCTACGCGGCCCAGATCCTCGGAGACCTCGGTGCCGACGTCATCAAGATCGAGTCGCCGTCGGACACCATACGGTCGGGCCGGTACCGGACCACCCCCGGCATGACGCCGCTCAACCTGAACGTCAACCGCAACAAGCGCAGCGTCTCCCTGAACCTCAAGGACGAGACCGACCGCGAGCGCGCCCTGACGCTCATCGGCACGGCCGACGTGCTGATCACCAATATGCGCCCCGGCGCCCTGGCCCGGCTCGGCCTGACCTACGCCGACCTCGCCGAGCGCCACCCCCGCCTGGTCTACGCGCACGCCCAGGGCTTCCGCAGCGACTCCGACCGCGCGGGCCACGCCGCCTACGACGAGACGGTGCAGGCCTCCTCCGGTCTGGTGGACGTGGCCCACCGCGCGCTGGGCCGGCCCGTCTACCTGCCGACGATCATCGGGGACAAGGTCGCCGCGCTGACCATCGTCTACGCGGTGCTCGCCGCGCTGGTGCACCGCGACCGCACCGGAAGCGGCCAGCACATCGAGATCCCCATGACGGACACCCTCCTCGCCTTCAACCTCGTCGAGCATCTGGCCGGCCATGTCTACGAGCCCGCGGAGGGTTCCACCGGCTTCCCCCTCTCCATGAAGCGCGGCCACCGGGCCGTGCCCACGGCCGACGGACTCGCCTGCATCGTGCCGTACTCCCCGCAGAACTACCGGGACTTCTTCGCCGCCGCCGGCCGCCCCGACCTCGCCGAGGACCCCCGGGTGGCGGGCCCGGGCATCGAGGACGCCGACGTCGACCCGCTCCTGGAACTGGTGGCCCGCTGCACGCCGGATCTGACCACCGCGGAGTGGGAGGAGATCTGCGCCAAGCACAGCATCCCCATGGCGCCCGTGCTGGAACTGGACCGGGCGGCCGACGACCCGTACGTCCGCGACGGCCACCTCCTCGACCTGGTCGAGCACCCGAGCGAGGGCCCGATCCGTTCGGTCGGCATCCCCGTGCGCTACTCCGCCACCCCGGCCTCGGTCCGGCGGCTCGCCCCGCTGCCCGGCCAGCACACCGACGAGGTCTTCGACGAGCTCGCTGCTGACGGACGCTGA